One segment of Rosa chinensis cultivar Old Blush chromosome 6, RchiOBHm-V2, whole genome shotgun sequence DNA contains the following:
- the LOC112169119 gene encoding putative disease resistance protein RGA3: MGGMGKTTLAQLVYNDEHVKSHFEKRLWVCVSDPFDEIKIAKAIIGEDAPNSTELDYCLQCMSESIKGKRVFLVLDDIWTPDHRKWEQLELPLMQNCANGSRIVVTTRKQEVATMVGTSTHIIHLEELSEQYCLSLFNHHAYFGRGKDESNVFGDIGLKIVKKCKGLPLAAKTLGSLLRNKKTRKEWQDVLDSKIWDIDEVEQQVFQPLLLSYYDLASEIRSCLLYCATFPKDYRFDKHNLIELWMSQDYLDLRRNKELKKVGHTVFDNLVLRSFFQDLEDDVIDKTTMHCKMHDIVHDFVQFLTKNDCFMMEAKDDNDEIESVPANNIVEQGNDKLRHFTLMFAPYGPFPSSVSFDHCKNLRSLATFESKITVIDSNLVSQLKCLRTLNLSHNDLKEVPKEIGELIHLRYLDLTKNRSLEELPNTLGNLCNLQTLRLLSCHKLRKLPETMGKLVSLKHLYIWDCSLLMHLPKGIGRLTSMQTLDECPLYGGDSEEACTFGDLGRLNQLQGRLKIKVLGDWMDDSEAEKAHLGKKKQLFHVELDFANLESKRRKSNVEIVDVLQLPQHLESLTIAWYEGVCTWPTSLMSLNSLRILSLFRWTVCEILPPLGKLNSLEELKVYNTKVKKVGVEFLGIESQTSSSSCILFPKLKKLKLEQMPEWEEWEGVEEVWKEDCNISIMPCLSSLQIDSCHQLKTLPDFLRKTSLLQNLTISGCRTLAENCQEGSGKEWPKISHVPNIEIEAQSWIEKLYAMYYGGHDDGDNVDIKDEDQ; this comes from the coding sequence ATGGGGGGTATGGGAAAGACAACTCTTGCCCAACTAGTCTACAATGATGAACATGTCAAAAGCCATTTTGAGAAGAGGTTATGGGTTTGTGTCTCTGACCCTTTTGATGAGATTAAAATTGCCAAAGCCATTATTGGTGAGGATGCCCCAAATTCAACTGAGTTAGATTACTGCTTGCAATGTATGTCTGAatccattaaggggaaaagggTTTTCCTTGTGCTAGATGATATATGGACTCCAGATCATAGAAAGTGGGAACAATTAGAGTTGCCTTTGATGCAGAATTGTGCTAATGGTAGTAGAATAGTTGTGACCACACGAAAACAAGAGGTTGCTACTATGGTGGGAACAAGCACGCACATAATCCACTTGGAAGAGTTGAGTGAACAATATTGTTTATCATTATTCAATCATCATGCATATTTTGGCAGGGGAAAAGACGAGTCTAATGTTTTTGGAGATATTGGATTGAAAATTGTGAAAAAATGCAAGGGGTTGCCACTTGCTGCGAAAACTTTAGGTAGCCTCTTGCGCAATAAAAAAACAAggaaagaatggcaagatgttTTGGATAGTAAGATCTGGGATATAGATGAGGTTGAGCAACAAGTTTTTCAGCCACTATTGCTAAGTTATTATGATTTGGCCTCAGAGATAAGAAGTTGCCTTTTATATTGTGCAACTTTCCCAAAAGATTATCGGTTTGACAAACACAATTTGATTGAGTTGTGGATGTCACAAGACTATCTTGACCTGAGAAGAAACAAAGAGTTGAAAAAAGTAGGTCATACTGTTTTTGATAACTTAGTTCTGCGATCTTTTTTTCAAGATCTTGAGGACGATGTAATTGACAAGACTACTATGCATTGCAAAATGCATGATATTGTGCATGACTTTGTGCAGTTCCTCACAAAAAATGACTGTTTTATGATGGAGGCTAAAGATGATAATGATGAGATAGAGTCAGTCCCTGCTAACAACATTGTAGAGCAAGGGAATGACAAGCTTCgtcattttactttaatgtTTGCACCTTATGGTCCCTTTCCATCTTCTGTTTCATTTGACCATTGCAAAAATTTGCGCAGCCTCGCAACTTTTGAGTCCAAAATCACTGTCATAGACTCAAATTTAGTTTCACAATTGAAATGTCTTCGGACATTAAATTTGAGTCATAATGACTTAAAAGAAGTTCCAAAGGAAATTGGTGAATTAATACATTTGAGGTATCTTGACTTGACTAAAAATCGTTCTTTAGAGGAACTACCAAACACACTGGGTAACTTATGCAACTTGCAGACCTTGCGCCTTCTTTCGTGTCATAAACTTAGAAAACTACCTGAGACCATGGGAAAGCTGGTAAGCTTGAAGCATCTTTACATTTGGGATTGTAGTCTTCTGATGCACTTGCCAAAAGGGATTGGGAGATTAACAAGTATGCAAACACTAGATGAGTGTCCTCTTTATGGTGGCGACTCTGAGGAAGCTTGCACATTTGGAGATCTGGGAAGGTTGAACCAGCTTCAGGGTAGATTAAAGATAAAAGTTTTGGGGGATTGGATGGATGACAGTGAAGCTGAGAAGGCACATCTTGGTAAGAAAAAACAACTTTTCCATGTGGAACTAGATTTTGCAAACTTGGAaagcaagagaagaaaaagcaatGTAGAAATTGTAGATGTCTTACAACTACCACAACATTTGGAGTCTTTAACCATTGCTTGGTATGAGGGCGTCTGTACCTGGCCCACTTCGTTGATGTCATTAAACAGTTTGAGAATCCTTTCTCTTTTTCGTTGGACTGTCTGTGAAATTTTGCCTCCACTTGGGAAGTTGAATTCCCTTGAAGAACTGAAAGTATACAATACGAAAGTCAAAAAGGTTGGAGTTGAATTTTTGGGAATAGAATCTCAaacatcttcctcatcatgTATTTTATTCCCAAAATTGAAGAAACTTAAACTTGAACAAATGCCAGAGTGGGAAGAATGGGAAGGAGTGGAGGAAGTGTGGAAAGAGGATTGTAACATTTCGATAATGCCATGCCTTTCTTCCTTACAAATTGATAGCTGCCATCAACTTAAAACACTACCAGACTTCTTGCGGAAGACATCACTACTGCAGAATCTTACCATCAGTGGATGTAGGACACTTGCTGAAAATTGTCAAGAAGGCAGCGGAAAGGAGTGGCCCAAGATCTCTCACGTCccaaacattgaaattgaagccCAATCATGGATTGAGAAGCTTTATGCTATGTATTATGGTGGTCATGATGATGGTGACAATGTTGATATTAAGGATGAGGATCAATGA
- the LOC121049986 gene encoding uncharacterized protein LOC121049986, protein MDIGDEVMENTIPSLIKDSLESTQKGKVGSPEDIAWVDSCLIKESDISDDNWNSLKAALVEILDSHPESLGSSSGISNELQGETYIEIHPSSEEAEPNRFSIREELETLDDDVQTNDDIPISKNAYDLQSFTFVKFLFGLLINVWPIWLHSRQVFPSYTEYGF, encoded by the coding sequence ATGGACATTGGAGATGAAGTTATGGAAAACACTATTCCTTCTCTCATTAAAGATTCCCTCGAGTCTACTCAGAAAGGCAAGGTAGGTTCTCCAGAAGACATTGCTTGGGTTGATTCCTGCCTGATTAAGGAATCTGATATTTCAGATGATAACTGGAATTCTCTGAAAGCTGCACTAGTAGAAATCCTCGATTCTCATCCTGAATCACTCGGCTCTTCTTCAGGGATAAGTAATGAATTACAAGGGGAAACATACATTGAGATTCATCCTTCTAGTGAGGAGGCAGAACCAAATCGCTTCTCTATTAGGGAAGAATTGGAGACATTAGATGATGATGTTCAAACCAATGACGATATTCCAATTAGCAAGAATGCTTATGATTTGCAGTCATTTACTTTTGTAAAATTTCTTTTCGGACTCTTGATAAATGTATGGCCGATTTGGTTGCACTCAAGGCAAGTATTTCCTTCATACACTGAGTATGGGTTCTAG
- the LOC112171104 gene encoding uncharacterized protein LOC112171104, protein MAEAMDTGDEVMENTISSHINDSLESTQKGKVGSPEDIAWVDSCLIKESDISDDNWNSLKAALVEILDSHPESLGSSSGISNELHGETDIEIHPSSEETEPNRFSIREELETLNDDVQTNDNIAISKKAYDLQSFTFEGNPFLPGYKDELGVTENLELGVNKDSWAPEIEPSTEDIFKVWNLEVPEEEDELVKQLNNALEEVLPQSLPSSFADSDAHKNLEETSVNDLIAGIADLSLNQIFS, encoded by the exons ATGGCAGAAG CTATGGACACTGGAGATGAAGTTATGGAAAACACTATTTCTTCTCACATTAATGATTCCCTCGAGTCTACTCAGAAAGGCAAGGTAGGTTCTCCAGAAGACATTGCTTGGGTTGATTCCTGCCTGATTAAGGAATCTGATATTTCAGATGATAACTGGAATTCTCTGAAAGCTGCACTAGTAGAAATCCTCGATTCTCATCCTGAATCACTCGGCTCTTCTTCAGGGATAAGTAATGAATTACATGGGGAAACAGACATTGAGATTCATCCTTCTAGTGAGGAGACAGAACCAAATCGCTTCTCTATTAGGGAAGAATTGGAGACATTAAATGATGATGTTCAAACCAATGACAATATTGCAATTAGCAAGAAGGCCTATGATTTGCAGTCATTTACTTTTGAGGGAAATCCCTTCTTGCCTGGTTACAAGGATGAGTTGGGAGTGACTGAAAACCTTGAATTAGGAGTCAATAAGGATTCTTGGGCACCTGAGATCGAGCCTTCAACTGAGGATATATTCAAGGTTTGGAATTTGGAAGttccagaagaagaagatgaactcGTTAAGCAGTTGAACAACGCCCTTGAAGAAGTATTGCCTCAATCCTTACCATCAAGTTTTGCTGATTCCGATGCACATAAAAATTTGGAAGAAACTTCAGTTAATGATCTGATTGCTGGGATTGCTGACCTTTCTTTGAATCAAATTTTCAGTTGA
- the LOC112171994 gene encoding fructose-bisphosphate aldolase 1, chloroplastic produces the protein MASASLLKSSPVLDKSEWVKGQTLLRQPSVSSVVRCHPTATSGLTIRASYADELVKTAKTVASPGRGILAMDESNATCGKRLASIGLENTEANRQAYRTLLVSVPGLGNYVSGAILFEETLYQSTVDGKKIVDVLVEQGIVPGIKVDKGLVPLAGSNNESWCQGLDGLASRTAAYYQQGARFAKWRTVVSIPNGPSALAVKEAAWGLARYAAISQESGLVPIVEPEILLDGEHGIDRTFEVAKAVWAEVFFYLAQNNVLFEGILLKPSMVTPGAECKERATPEQVADYTLKLLHRRIPPAVPGIMFLSGGQSEVEATLNLNAMNQSPNPWHVSFSYARALQNTCLKTWGGRPENVKAAQEALLIRAKANSLAQLGKYTGEGESEEAKKELFVKGYVY, from the exons ATGGCATCTGCATCTCTACTCAAGTCTTCTCCAGTTCTTGACAAATCTGAGTGGGTGAAAGGCCAGACCCTCCTCCGCCAGCCGTCTGTCTCATCCGTCGTCAGATGCCATCCTACAGCCACATCTGGTCTTACCATTCGTGCTTCATATGCTGATGAACTTGTCAAGACCGCT AAAACTGTTGCATCCCCCGGCCGTGGAATTTTGGCCATGGATGAATCCAATGCAACCTGTGGCAAGCGTCTGGCTTCAATTGGGCTAGAGAACACTGAGGCTAACCGCCAAGCCTACCGTACCCTCCTTGTGTCAGTCCCTGGCCTTGGCAATTACGTCTCTGGTGCCATTCTTTTCGAGGAGACTCTCTACCAATCCACTGTTGATGGTAAGAAGATTGTGGATGTGCTCGTTGAGCAAGGCATCGTCCCTGGGATCAAAGTTGACAAG GGTTTGGTGCCCCTCGCTGGTTCCAACAATGAGTCATGGTGCCAAGGTCTTGATGGACTTGCTTCTCGCACAGCTGCTTACTACCAACAGGGAGCTCGTTTCGCCAAATG GCGTACTGTTGTGAGCATTCCCAATGGTCCATCCGCTCTTGCAGTAAAGGAAGCAGCCTGGGGTCTCGCTCGCTACGCTGCCATTTCTCAA GAAAGTGGATTGGTCCCAATCGTAGAGCCAGAGATCTTGCTTGATGGTGAGCACGGCATTGACAGGACCTTCGAAGTTGCTAAAGCAGTGTGGGCTGAGGTTTTCTTCTACCTTGCCCAGAACAATGTCTTGTTTGAGGGTATCCTCCTCAAGCCTAGTATGGTTACTCCTGGAGCTGAGTGCAAGGAAAGAGCCACCCCGGAACAGGTTGCCGACTACACCCTCAAGCTCCTCCACAGGAGAATCCCCCCAGCAGTCCCTGGAATCATG TTTTTGTCTGGTGGACAATCTGAGGTTGAGGCAACCCTGAACTTGAATGCAATGAACCAATCACCAAACCCGTGGCATGTGTCATTCTCCTATGCCAGAGCTCTCCAGAACACTTGCCTGAAGACATGGGGAGGCCGACCAGAGAACGTGAAGGCCGCTCAGGAGGCACTACTTATCCGTGCCAAGGCCAACTCTCTTGCTCAGCTCGGAAAGTACACCGGAGAAGGAGAATCAGAGGAGGCAAAGAAAGAATTGTTCGTCAAGGGCTACGTGTACTAG
- the LOC121049987 gene encoding putative disease resistance protein RGA4, which translates to MADALISVLVEKLGSMALERIEEEVRLVLDVKKEIEEFTGNLEAIQAVLEDAEQRQVKDASVRNWLDKLKEVSYKMVDVVDEWNSESLKQQVEKQEREGPEGGKALAIQKQKKKKKKKKKKINKDKHISFNT; encoded by the exons ATGGCTGATGCACTGATTTCAGTGCTAGTAGAAAAGTTGGGTTCAATGGCTTTGGAGCGTATCGAAGAAGAGGTGAGACTGGTTTTGGATGtcaagaaagaaattgaagagttCACTGGAAACCTTGAAGCTATTCAAGCTGTGCTTGAAGATGCAGAGCAGAGGCAAGTGAAGGATGCCAGCGTCAGAAACTGGCTGGATAAGCTGAAAGAAGTGTCCTACAAGATGGTCGATGTGGTGGATGAGTGGAACTCTGAAAGTCTGAAACAACAAGTTGAGAAGCAAGAAAGAGAAGGACCAGAAGGTGGAAAAGCTCTTGCtatccagaagcagaagaagaagaagaagaagaagaagaagaag ATAAACAAAGACAAACATATAAGTTTCAATACTTAG